One genomic window of Microcoleus sp. FACHB-831 includes the following:
- the priA gene encoding primosomal protein N', translated as MSNQYFGLYPLVVAEPGGSYDTNLAAVGFVEVLVDCPGAQGLYTYRLPAELEVSPGDILSVPFGPQQVGAIAIRLLSDPPADFPIEKIKNVEDVAAKGFFPPCYWELLNRLANYYYTPLIQVIKVALPPGLLGRSQRRIRLKDERSPGGTGADAFLSPAARQILQLLQSQPDGDYSWQYLQRGVKGAYRGLRELLRSGWVESYMEAPRTQKPKLQKAVTLIVDEFPAEVTVRQREILEVLRRRGGDLWQTELLQICNASSSTLKTLEQKGCVVIQERELLRTSAEPVLAGDRPKDLTKSQSDALKVITGLSGFAQVLLHGVTGSGKTEVYLQAIAPILARGQSALVLVPEIGLTPQLTDRFRARFGNKVCVYHSALSDGERYDTWRQMLTGTAQVVIGTRSAVFAPLPNLGLILLDEEHDDSFKQDQPAPTYHARTVALWRAELENCPLVLGSATPSLETWIEVRGAEDEEAAENPKSYYLSLPERIQSRPLPPVEIVDMRQELQQGNRSIFSRSLHDALQQLQDEGKQGILFIHRRGHSTFVSCRSCGNPIECPNCDVSLAYHHTHEGAPELLRCHYCNFVRSQPQSCPECSSPYLKFFGSGTQRVAQELAQQFPDLRLIRFDSDTTRTKGAHRTLLTRFANKEADLLVGTQMLTKGLDLPQVTLVGVVAADGLLHLPDYRASERAFQTLTQVAGRSGRGDDPGRVIIQTYSPEHAVIEAVRRHEHASFVETELIQRAMLNYPPYGRLILLKLSSLDATEVANAAQIVAASLRTEEEGQTRYEILGPAPAGIMRVANKYRWQILVKFDASALPSLPDWNEVRSLCPPEVSLTIDVDPLNLM; from the coding sequence ATGTCAAATCAGTATTTTGGTCTATATCCTCTGGTTGTGGCCGAGCCTGGGGGTTCATACGATACAAATTTGGCCGCCGTTGGTTTTGTAGAAGTTTTGGTAGATTGTCCGGGGGCGCAGGGACTATATACTTATAGGCTACCCGCTGAGTTGGAAGTAAGCCCCGGAGATATTCTGAGCGTGCCGTTTGGCCCGCAGCAGGTGGGAGCGATCGCTATCCGTCTTTTATCCGATCCGCCAGCAGATTTCCCAATCGAAAAAATTAAAAATGTAGAGGATGTAGCCGCTAAAGGGTTTTTCCCCCCTTGCTACTGGGAATTGCTAAATCGACTGGCTAACTACTACTATACGCCGCTAATTCAAGTGATTAAAGTAGCCCTTCCGCCTGGGTTGCTGGGGCGATCGCAACGGAGAATCCGCCTCAAAGATGAGCGATCGCCAGGGGGAACGGGAGCAGATGCTTTTCTAAGTCCAGCAGCGCGTCAAATTCTGCAACTCCTGCAATCTCAACCAGATGGAGACTATAGCTGGCAATACCTCCAGCGCGGGGTAAAAGGAGCGTATCGCGGCTTGCGCGAGTTGTTGCGCTCTGGTTGGGTGGAAAGCTACATGGAAGCTCCCAGAACCCAAAAACCGAAACTTCAGAAAGCGGTAACGCTAATAGTCGATGAATTCCCGGCTGAGGTGACGGTTCGCCAAAGGGAAATTTTGGAAGTGCTGCGGCGTCGCGGGGGCGATTTGTGGCAGACTGAGTTATTGCAGATTTGTAATGCCAGTTCCTCGACGCTCAAGACCCTAGAACAAAAAGGCTGCGTTGTCATTCAAGAGCGGGAATTGTTGCGGACATCGGCGGAACCAGTTTTGGCAGGCGATCGCCCGAAGGACTTGACAAAATCTCAGTCAGATGCACTAAAAGTCATAACGGGGTTATCGGGATTTGCCCAAGTGTTGTTGCACGGGGTAACGGGGAGCGGGAAGACAGAAGTATACTTGCAGGCGATCGCTCCCATACTCGCACGGGGGCAATCTGCCCTAGTCCTAGTTCCTGAAATTGGCCTGACGCCGCAACTTACAGACAGATTCCGCGCCAGATTTGGTAACAAAGTTTGCGTCTATCACAGCGCCCTTTCCGATGGCGAACGCTACGACACTTGGCGGCAAATGCTTACCGGAACCGCCCAGGTAGTAATTGGCACTCGCTCCGCCGTGTTCGCTCCGCTACCAAATTTGGGTTTAATACTCTTAGATGAAGAACACGACGACAGCTTCAAGCAAGACCAACCAGCCCCCACCTACCACGCCCGCACGGTTGCGCTGTGGCGTGCTGAGTTAGAGAATTGTCCGCTTGTTCTGGGTTCAGCTACCCCATCCCTAGAGACTTGGATAGAGGTAAGGGGAGCGGAGGACGAGGAAGCAGCCGAAAATCCAAAATCTTATTATCTTTCTTTGCCAGAGCGCATCCAATCGCGACCTTTGCCGCCAGTGGAAATAGTGGATATGAGGCAGGAGTTGCAGCAGGGGAACCGCTCAATATTTAGTAGGTCGCTGCATGATGCGTTGCAACAACTGCAAGATGAGGGCAAGCAGGGGATTTTATTTATCCATCGACGGGGACACAGTACCTTCGTTTCTTGTCGGAGTTGCGGCAATCCTATAGAGTGCCCTAACTGCGACGTATCGCTGGCATATCATCACACCCACGAGGGAGCGCCGGAACTGTTGCGGTGTCATTACTGTAACTTCGTGCGATCGCAGCCTCAAAGTTGCCCAGAATGCAGTTCCCCCTATCTAAAATTCTTCGGTAGCGGCACGCAGCGAGTCGCGCAGGAATTAGCCCAACAGTTCCCCGATTTACGCTTAATCCGATTTGACAGCGACACGACTCGCACTAAAGGAGCGCACCGCACCCTGCTAACGCGATTTGCCAACAAAGAAGCTGATTTATTAGTTGGCACGCAAATGCTCACCAAAGGGTTAGATTTACCGCAAGTGACGCTTGTGGGAGTTGTCGCCGCCGATGGATTGCTGCATCTACCAGACTATCGGGCGTCAGAAAGGGCGTTTCAAACTCTAACTCAGGTTGCAGGTCGGTCGGGTCGAGGCGATGACCCAGGTCGAGTAATTATTCAAACATACTCGCCAGAACACGCAGTAATTGAGGCAGTGCGGCGGCACGAGCATGCATCGTTTGTTGAGACAGAATTAATACAACGAGCGATGCTGAACTACCCGCCTTACGGTCGGTTGATTCTGTTGAAGTTAAGCAGCTTAGATGCAACAGAAGTAGCCAACGCTGCCCAGATAGTTGCAGCATCTTTGCGTACAGAAGAGGAGGGGCAAACTAGATATGAGATTTTGGGGCCAGCACCAGCGGGTATTATGCGAGTGGCTAATAAGTATCGCTGGCAGATTTTGGTAAAATTTGATGCCTCCGCGCTGCCCTCTTTGCCAGATTGGAATGAAGTGCGATCGCTCTGTCCTCCTGAAGTCAGCTTGACAATTGATGTTGACCCGCTGAATCTGATGTGA
- a CDS encoding ABC transporter substrate-binding protein: MKSRFLRFVSLLLLSIVLVTACNGTTTVTSRQQSLPLRVGYSLWAGHFPIAIAQEKGFFQAQGVKVEPIYSENFLVPVSNFSANKNDGVAVPLGSVMSKLGQNPETKIVLVTDQSAGADAMVVQRDIKSVADLKGKRIGTKLGDFGELFVTKILETKGLSTQDVSLVNIEAGAIPAFLKSGEIQAGQTWEPYVSQAVKSGAKVLFTSKQMPGLIADVIVFQGNVLRDRPQDVKAFIRAWFQAQNYWKANPEESKAIIAKTLNIKPETISIDGIQLSTLQDNLKAFTPGSTTESLYHTAKLYADFYTRTGGLSTAPDIQKLINPSFIKQLQGES; encoded by the coding sequence ATGAAATCGAGATTTCTACGCTTTGTATCTCTTTTATTACTCAGCATTGTGCTAGTCACCGCCTGCAATGGCACGACAACCGTAACTTCCCGCCAACAGTCTTTGCCTCTTAGGGTCGGATATAGTCTCTGGGCTGGACACTTTCCAATAGCGATCGCTCAAGAAAAAGGGTTCTTCCAAGCGCAGGGTGTTAAAGTCGAACCCATTTATTCAGAAAACTTTCTCGTACCCGTGTCTAACTTCAGTGCTAATAAAAATGATGGGGTTGCTGTGCCATTAGGTAGCGTTATGAGTAAGCTTGGGCAAAACCCAGAGACAAAAATTGTTTTAGTAACTGACCAATCAGCTGGTGCTGACGCAATGGTAGTTCAGCGCGATATAAAAAGCGTGGCTGATTTGAAGGGCAAGCGAATCGGCACTAAGTTAGGTGATTTTGGAGAACTGTTTGTCACCAAGATACTAGAAACTAAAGGTCTTTCTACTCAAGATGTCAGCTTAGTCAATATAGAAGCGGGAGCAATTCCAGCTTTCTTAAAAAGTGGTGAAATTCAAGCAGGGCAAACCTGGGAACCCTATGTGTCTCAAGCAGTCAAATCTGGGGCTAAAGTGCTATTCACCAGTAAGCAGATGCCTGGGTTGATTGCAGATGTCATCGTGTTTCAGGGCAATGTGCTACGCGATCGCCCTCAAGATGTGAAAGCATTTATTCGCGCTTGGTTCCAAGCCCAAAACTACTGGAAAGCTAATCCAGAAGAAAGCAAAGCAATAATTGCCAAAACCCTGAATATTAAACCTGAAACCATTTCAATAGACGGCATCCAGTTGTCTACTTTGCAAGACAACTTAAAGGCATTTACTCCAGGTTCAACAACAGAGTCGCTGTATCATACAGCTAAATTGTACGCCGACTTTTATACTCGCACAGGAGGGTTAAGCACTGCGCCTGACATTCAAAAACTGATTAATCCGTCTTTTATTAAGCAGTTGCAAGGAGAAAGCTAA
- a CDS encoding pentapeptide repeat-containing protein codes for MPENSDRPKDSDAVLGGQISPLLGSAVLGGLPGVKQRFASNAVEQRIAALNEAVKYGDAGLELIIQALDDRAKQVRDIACLVFRTRVEQLALLEKGVAIWNKWRAHCRNLEGLDVDLSGVKLSGANLTQANLSRANLTQAKFIGANLTQANLTQAKFIGANLTQANLTQAKFIGANLTQAKFIGANLDSANLSGADLSWTNLSGANLSKANLSGAEFIGANVIDANVDSANFSGADLSWTNLSGANLSKANLSGAKLQRAIMPDGTVHN; via the coding sequence ATGCCAGAAAATTCCGATCGGCCCAAAGATTCCGACGCTGTACTTGGCGGTCAGATTTCCCCCCTATTAGGTAGCGCAGTTTTGGGAGGATTACCTGGAGTCAAGCAGCGGTTCGCAAGTAACGCAGTAGAGCAGCGGATTGCGGCGCTGAACGAGGCAGTCAAATATGGAGATGCAGGCTTGGAGTTAATAATTCAGGCACTTGACGATCGCGCAAAGCAGGTGCGGGATATTGCCTGCTTAGTATTTCGTACCAGGGTGGAACAACTTGCGCTACTTGAGAAGGGTGTAGCTATTTGGAATAAGTGGAGGGCGCATTGTCGGAACCTAGAGGGTTTAGATGTAGACCTGAGCGGAGTTAAACTCAGCGGCGCTAACCTCACCCAGGCTAACCTCAGTAGAGCTAATCTCACCCAGGCTAAGTTCATCGGGGCTAACCTCACCCAGGCTAACCTCACCCAGGCTAAGTTCATCGGGGCTAACCTCACCCAGGCTAACCTCACCCAGGCTAAGTTCATCGGGGCTAACCTCACCCAGGCTAAGTTCATCGGGGCTAACCTGGATAGTGCTAATCTCAGCGGAGCTGACCTCAGTTGGACTAATCTCAGTGGGGCTAACCTCAGCAAGGCTAATCTCAGTGGGGCTGAGTTCATCGGCGCTAACGTTATCGACGCTAACGTGGATAGTGCTAATTTCAGCGGAGCTGACCTCAGTTGGACTAATCTCAGTGGGGCTAACCTCAGCAAGGCTAATCTCAGTGGGGCTAAACTCCAGCGAGCAATTATGCCTGATGGCACAGTACATAATTAG
- a CDS encoding GNAT family N-acetyltransferase has product MSSNLTLRPAQPSDVPALFNLIKALAEYEKLSHAVTGSVDALNKHLFGDRSYVEAILAEYAGQAVGFALFFHNYSTFLTKPGIYLEDLFVLPEYRRQGIGKELLGYLARLAVERDCGRLEWSVLDWNEPAIAFYRRMGASVLPDWRICRVEGDAIAILAAKG; this is encoded by the coding sequence ATGTCTTCCAATTTAACTTTGCGCCCAGCCCAGCCAAGTGATGTACCTGCCCTGTTTAATTTAATAAAAGCGTTGGCGGAGTACGAGAAACTATCTCACGCTGTCACTGGTAGTGTTGATGCGCTCAACAAACACCTTTTTGGCGATCGCTCTTATGTAGAGGCGATTCTAGCTGAATATGCTGGGCAAGCGGTTGGCTTTGCCCTATTTTTTCATAACTATTCGACCTTTCTAACCAAGCCGGGAATTTATCTCGAAGATTTGTTTGTTTTACCAGAGTACCGCCGTCAGGGAATAGGGAAAGAACTGCTGGGATATCTGGCGCGGTTAGCAGTTGAACGCGACTGCGGACGGTTGGAATGGAGTGTTTTGGATTGGAACGAGCCAGCGATCGCTTTTTATCGTCGTATGGGTGCTTCAGTCTTACCAGATTGGCGGATTTGTCGCGTAGAAGGCGATGCGATCGCGATTCTTGCGGCTAAAGGTTAG
- a CDS encoding anhydro-N-acetylmuramic acid kinase, producing MTKVIGLISGTSVDGIDAALVEISGTDADIKVDLLAGETYPYNPALREKILEVCEGKCVSMEEFAFLDDAIAVAFANAAIAINRGYPQADLIGSHGQTVYHRPPKKALGTERRNKSALRQGLEITNSQSPILGYSLQIGRGALIAHLTGIATVSNFRVADIVAGGEGAPLVSKVDAYLLSHPTESRCIQNIGGIGNVTYLPARTGKNWDEGICGWDTGPGNALLDLAVKQISGGTKTYDEGGAIAAGGTPCLELVEQWLRQEYFQQSPPKSTGKELFGPGYLQQCLTDAQGYQLSPSDLLATLTELTVASIAREYRTFLPKMPDRVLLCGGGSRNVYLKQRLAATLAPVPVLTTDEEGLSADYKEAIAFAILGYWRQLGIPGNLPQVTGALSAVLLGEIHHYIPPDGVS from the coding sequence ATGACAAAAGTAATTGGTTTAATCAGCGGCACATCAGTAGATGGAATTGATGCCGCCTTAGTAGAAATATCTGGTACGGATGCGGATATAAAAGTAGATCTGCTGGCTGGAGAGACCTACCCATATAACCCTGCCCTTCGAGAGAAAATCCTAGAAGTTTGCGAAGGTAAATGTGTTTCGATGGAGGAGTTTGCCTTCCTTGATGACGCGATCGCAGTTGCCTTTGCTAATGCCGCGATCGCCATTAACAGGGGCTATCCCCAAGCTGATTTAATAGGCTCTCACGGCCAAACTGTCTACCACCGACCTCCAAAAAAGGCATTGGGTACTGAGAGACGCAATAAATCGGCGTTGAGACAAGGACTGGAAATTACGAATTCCCAATCTCCAATTTTGGGCTACAGCCTTCAGATCGGGAGAGGTGCTTTGATTGCCCATCTCACAGGAATTGCTACTGTGAGTAACTTCCGAGTTGCTGATATTGTCGCTGGCGGTGAAGGCGCTCCCCTCGTATCTAAAGTAGACGCCTATTTGCTCAGTCATCCAACTGAGTCTCGTTGCATTCAAAACATTGGTGGTATCGGCAACGTGACTTATCTACCCGCACGGACGGGTAAAAATTGGGATGAAGGCATCTGCGGTTGGGACACTGGCCCCGGTAATGCTCTGCTAGATTTGGCTGTAAAACAGATATCTGGCGGGACAAAAACCTACGACGAAGGCGGAGCGATCGCAGCCGGGGGAACTCCCTGCCTAGAGTTGGTAGAACAATGGCTGCGTCAAGAATACTTCCAGCAGTCGCCACCCAAATCCACAGGTAAAGAGCTATTTGGGCCGGGGTATTTACAGCAGTGCTTGACAGATGCACAAGGTTATCAACTTAGTCCGTCCGATCTCCTAGCGACATTAACGGAACTGACGGTTGCTTCAATTGCCAGAGAGTACCGAACTTTTTTGCCAAAAATGCCAGACCGGGTTTTACTTTGTGGCGGTGGTAGCCGGAATGTATACTTAAAACAGCGGCTGGCTGCAACGCTTGCACCAGTGCCAGTTTTGACTACAGATGAAGAAGGGTTGAGCGCAGATTACAAAGAAGCGATCGCCTTTGCCATCTTGGGCTACTGGCGTCAATTGGGTATACCCGGAAATCTTCCCCAAGTCACCGGGGCACTCTCGGCAGTCCTGCTGGGAGAAATTCACCACTACATTCCCCCAGATGGCGTGTCTTGA
- a CDS encoding ATP-binding protein produces the protein MKPFHLSTLRSKLIFSFLGVALLPLLVLASWNQRTTQQALTKNANQTLFAAASQTALSIDAFITSNMDAVRVEAQLPVLGKYLSLTVKERQRITAEVEATLLSLSRKDTLNISSYALLDDRGRDVIDTFTPDIGKDKSDRDYFREPLKTGLPYVSPITYSPTNNTASLYFSSPVRNASGKTIGVLRIRYNAAVVQRLVTQNSDIIAGRDSFAILLDENHIRLAHGNAPELTFKSVTPLPPAQVKALQAAGRLPHRSMADLSTNLPAFERGLANATKTPFFTTPVDATSKLDSAAAVKLKTQTWFVVFVQPQAVFLAPIEAQIRDTLLLALIIAGAVVITAVTTGQLLAKPLIYLTDSVSEFTAGNLAARAYIKSKDEIGLLAFSFNKMAEQVGKLLQGLEERTRELEASQRVTVAVSELSRSLLDSELLLREAIALMKNRFGLDYVQIYLLDKSTHQLLARVDSGNHDRIGQDLIISLDCDRSVVARAARNYETIWLNDSDAASVVAVPLIARGTLLGVLNIEDKRSDRFSQTDLETFNTLAGQIATALENARLFEEIQKAEAQYRDKAKELEQTLHELQQTQSQLIQTEKMSSLGHLVAGVAHEINNPVNFIYGNVTPANQYLEELLDLVHLYQRHYPTPSFEIQEHIENIELDFLAEDFQKILSSMKLGAERIRQIVLSLRNFSRLDEAQMKAVDIHEGIDNTLVILQNQLKHKPGHPEILVIKEYGNLPLVECYAGQLNQVFMNLLTNAIDAIDDYNNKRLPEEIKHNPGKICIHTRVGTRGQVPHPQFVEIRIIDNGLGITPEVQQRLFDPFFTTKKIGKGTGLGLAISYQIVVDKHGGKLQCISAPGKGAEFIIQIPTKI, from the coding sequence GTGAAACCGTTCCACCTCTCTACCCTCCGCAGTAAGCTAATCTTTTCTTTCTTGGGCGTTGCCCTCCTCCCCCTGCTCGTGCTGGCATCCTGGAATCAACGAACTACGCAGCAAGCGCTAACCAAAAATGCCAACCAAACTCTCTTTGCAGCAGCATCCCAAACTGCTTTGAGTATTGATGCTTTCATCACTAGCAATATGGATGCTGTCCGCGTGGAGGCTCAGTTACCAGTTTTAGGCAAATATTTAAGTTTAACTGTCAAAGAAAGACAACGTATTACCGCAGAAGTTGAGGCGACCTTACTCTCTCTCAGCCGTAAAGATACTTTGAATATCTCCTCATACGCCCTACTCGACGATCGGGGGCGAGATGTTATTGATACATTTACACCGGATATAGGGAAAGACAAATCAGACCGGGATTACTTTCGAGAACCACTTAAAACAGGCTTACCTTATGTCTCCCCCATCACTTATTCCCCAACCAATAATACGGCTAGTCTTTATTTCAGCAGCCCGGTGCGGAATGCGTCTGGGAAGACGATCGGCGTCCTGCGTATCCGTTATAACGCTGCCGTAGTTCAACGATTAGTTACTCAAAATAGCGACATAATAGCAGGACGCGATTCGTTTGCGATTTTGCTTGATGAAAACCACATCCGTTTAGCTCACGGCAACGCACCAGAATTAACTTTTAAATCGGTGACGCCATTACCGCCTGCCCAAGTGAAAGCTTTGCAAGCAGCGGGACGGTTGCCGCATCGGTCGATGGCAGACCTCTCTACGAATCTGCCTGCTTTTGAGCGCGGTCTGGCAAACGCTACAAAAACCCCTTTCTTTACAACCCCCGTAGACGCTACTAGCAAGCTGGATTCAGCAGCAGCGGTTAAGTTAAAGACGCAAACCTGGTTTGTGGTTTTCGTCCAACCGCAAGCGGTATTTTTAGCGCCAATTGAAGCTCAAATCCGCGACACTTTGTTGCTTGCTTTGATTATTGCAGGTGCAGTTGTCATCACTGCTGTGACGACCGGACAACTGCTAGCTAAACCTTTGATTTACCTAACTGACAGCGTTAGCGAATTTACTGCTGGCAACCTCGCAGCTCGTGCTTACATTAAATCAAAGGACGAAATTGGCCTCTTAGCCTTCAGTTTTAATAAGATGGCAGAGCAGGTCGGTAAACTACTCCAGGGTTTAGAAGAGCGCACCCGCGAACTAGAGGCGAGTCAACGTGTAACCGTTGCGGTGAGCGAACTTTCGCGATCGCTCCTAGACTCGGAACTGCTGTTGCGCGAGGCGATCGCTTTAATGAAAAATCGCTTCGGCCTAGACTATGTTCAAATTTATCTGTTAGATAAATCTACGCACCAACTGCTCGCACGGGTTGACTCTGGCAACCACGATAGGATCGGGCAAGATCTAATTATCTCCCTCGACTGCGATCGCAGCGTGGTAGCCCGTGCAGCCCGAAACTATGAAACAATCTGGCTCAATGATAGCGACGCTGCATCAGTTGTGGCGGTGCCGCTGATCGCGCGGGGTACTCTACTTGGGGTACTTAACATTGAAGATAAACGTAGCGATCGCTTTAGTCAAACCGATCTCGAAACCTTCAACACTCTAGCTGGACAAATTGCCACCGCGCTGGAAAATGCCCGCCTATTTGAGGAGATCCAAAAGGCTGAAGCGCAATATCGCGACAAAGCCAAAGAGTTGGAGCAAACGCTACACGAGCTGCAACAAACTCAAAGCCAATTAATTCAGACTGAAAAAATGTCTTCGCTGGGTCATTTGGTGGCTGGAGTTGCCCATGAAATCAATAATCCAGTTAACTTTATTTATGGCAACGTCACGCCTGCCAATCAATACCTTGAGGAGTTACTAGATTTGGTGCATCTGTACCAGCGACACTACCCCACTCCCTCATTTGAAATTCAAGAGCATATTGAAAACATTGAACTCGACTTCCTCGCTGAGGACTTTCAGAAAATTCTGTCTTCTATGAAACTTGGCGCAGAACGGATTCGTCAAATTGTTCTTTCTTTGAGGAACTTCTCCCGTTTGGATGAAGCCCAGATGAAAGCAGTTGATATCCACGAGGGGATCGATAATACCCTCGTTATTTTGCAAAATCAACTCAAACATAAGCCGGGACATCCTGAAATTTTGGTTATTAAAGAATATGGAAATTTGCCTTTAGTCGAGTGCTATGCCGGACAACTAAATCAAGTTTTTATGAATCTTCTTACTAATGCCATTGATGCTATAGATGATTACAATAATAAACGCTTGCCAGAAGAAATTAAACACAACCCCGGTAAGATCTGCATTCATACAAGGGTGGGGACAAGAGGACAAGTTCCCCATCCTCAATTTGTAGAAATCCGAATTATTGATAATGGTTTGGGTATAACGCCAGAAGTTCAGCAAAGATTATTTGACCCATTTTTCACGACGAAAAAAATTGGCAAAGGAACTGGGCTTGGTTTAGCGATTAGCTACCAAATTGTTGTTGACAAACATGGGGGGAAATTGCAATGTATTTCAGCACCCGGTAAAGGTGCTGAGTTCATAATTCAGATTCCCACTAAAATTTAG
- a CDS encoding LuxR C-terminal-related transcriptional regulator has product MISRLIEAGAHGYCLKGIEVSVLVLALRSVAAGALWWDATGTAEIRAAFGANQSTASKPKPLLANPLTRRQQEILALIAAGKTNQEIGVLLHITAGTVRVHVHAILQKVEIRDRTQAAVLAIQKQLVAADLLAK; this is encoded by the coding sequence GTGATATCGCGACTAATTGAAGCAGGCGCACACGGGTACTGTCTCAAAGGAATAGAAGTATCTGTTTTAGTATTGGCGCTGCGTTCTGTCGCTGCGGGAGCATTGTGGTGGGATGCAACTGGAACAGCAGAAATTCGCGCTGCTTTTGGCGCTAATCAATCAACTGCTTCAAAGCCAAAGCCACTTTTAGCAAATCCGCTCACTAGGCGACAACAGGAAATTTTAGCATTAATTGCTGCTGGTAAAACTAATCAGGAAATTGGCGTTCTTTTGCATATTACTGCTGGGACCGTGAGAGTACACGTCCATGCAATATTGCAGAAAGTGGAAATACGCGATCGCACTCAAGCCGCCGTTTTAGCCATCCAAAAACAACTGGTAGCAGCCGACTTGTTAGCAAAATAG
- a CDS encoding RNA polymerase sigma factor, RpoD/SigA family produces MNIASLTGIEPLESTVDITPDLEETDLSAVEAELGDLAEELAEARPSGYRKSVSDDTVGAFFKEMARYPLLKPEEEVELAHRVQFLVEFEALEKRLRKELGHGASKAEVAAAAGMTEKQLEHRLYRGRVAKRKMIRSNLRLVVSIAKRYLNRGVQFLDLIQEGALGLNRATEKFDPDKGYKFSTYAYWWIRQAITRTIANDARTIRLPIHIVEKLNKLKKAQRELKQKLHRNPSEEEMAVALEISPEHLRQLLQLRRRSLSLNHRVGKGAETELVDLLEDSDNQSPEDQMSESMMRQEIWEVLGDVLTEREKDVIALRYGLTSSEPYTLEEVGCLFNLSRERVRQIQSKAMRKLRRPQIAKRLKGWLS; encoded by the coding sequence ATGAATATTGCCTCGTTAACCGGAATCGAACCGCTCGAATCTACAGTCGATATTACTCCCGATCTCGAAGAAACCGACCTTAGTGCTGTTGAAGCAGAACTAGGAGATTTGGCGGAAGAATTGGCAGAAGCACGCCCATCTGGATATCGCAAAAGTGTCTCCGATGATACGGTAGGAGCATTTTTTAAGGAAATGGCACGCTATCCGCTACTCAAACCAGAAGAAGAGGTAGAGTTAGCCCATCGCGTGCAATTTTTAGTGGAATTTGAAGCGCTGGAAAAACGCTTGCGTAAAGAGTTGGGACACGGGGCTTCCAAAGCAGAAGTCGCTGCCGCAGCTGGAATGACAGAAAAACAGCTGGAACATCGCCTATATCGCGGTCGCGTGGCTAAACGCAAGATGATTCGCTCGAATTTGCGCCTGGTAGTTTCAATTGCTAAAAGGTATTTGAATAGGGGCGTTCAATTCCTAGATTTGATTCAGGAAGGCGCACTGGGATTAAATCGAGCTACGGAAAAGTTCGATCCAGATAAAGGTTACAAGTTTTCTACTTATGCCTATTGGTGGATTCGTCAGGCAATCACGCGGACTATAGCAAATGATGCGCGGACAATTAGATTGCCGATTCACATTGTCGAGAAGCTAAATAAACTTAAAAAAGCCCAGCGGGAATTGAAGCAAAAGCTGCATCGCAATCCCAGCGAGGAGGAGATGGCAGTGGCGCTGGAAATTTCGCCAGAACATCTGCGCCAGTTGTTGCAGTTGAGGAGGCGATCGCTCTCTCTAAACCATAGAGTTGGTAAGGGCGCTGAGACGGAACTGGTAGACTTGCTCGAAGATAGCGATAACCAGTCTCCCGAAGATCAGATGAGCGAATCCATGATGCGCCAAGAAATTTGGGAGGTTTTGGGCGACGTACTGACTGAGAGGGAGAAAGATGTTATTGCTTTGCGTTATGGTTTGACTAGCAGCGAACCCTACACGCTAGAAGAAGTGGGCTGTTTGTTCAATCTGTCTCGCGAACGGGTGCGTCAAATTCAAAGCAAAGCGATGCGAAAACTGCGCCGCCCCCAAATTGCCAAACGCTTGAAAGGTTGGCTCAGCTAG